A genomic segment from Bradyrhizobium sp. CB1015 encodes:
- a CDS encoding DUF6496 domain-containing protein, translating into MARKAKKRRYSRSSGSDVASEMRRYKKGTAKSGRGGRGGRVKSRKQAIAIGLSKARKKGKKVPKKASKRKSAKKTSSTSSKKSSNKKSSKRKSSKRSR; encoded by the coding sequence ATGGCACGCAAGGCAAAGAAACGCCGCTACTCACGCAGCTCGGGCAGCGATGTCGCCAGCGAGATGCGGCGCTACAAGAAGGGCACCGCGAAGAGCGGCCGTGGCGGGCGCGGCGGCCGCGTCAAGAGCCGCAAGCAGGCGATCGCAATCGGATTGTCGAAGGCACGCAAGAAGGGCAAGAAGGTCCCGAAGAAGGCTTCGAAGCGCAAGAGCGCCAAGAAGACGTCCAGCACGTCGTCCAAGAAATCATCGAACAAGAAATCATCGAAGCGCAAATCATCCAAACGGTCGCGCTGA
- a CDS encoding DUF3072 domain-containing protein: protein MQVQGKYDARFFLGEQMTRAQCLKLKRLSEEAYQPGQYARDLSFSEAARRIQVLEAEIELANSF, encoded by the coding sequence ATGCAGGTTCAAGGTAAATACGATGCCAGATTTTTCCTGGGCGAGCAGATGACGCGGGCGCAGTGCCTGAAGCTGAAGCGGCTGAGCGAAGAGGCCTATCAGCCCGGCCAATATGCGCGGGATCTGTCCTTCAGCGAGGCCGCCCGGCGCATCCAGGTGCTGGAAGCTGAGATCGAGCTGGCAAATTCCTTCTAG
- a CDS encoding HWE histidine kinase domain-containing protein, which yields MDHDQVNILLVDDQPAKLLAYEVILKDLGENLVIASSGREALEVLLKTEIAVILVDVCMPELDGFELAAMIREHPRFQKTAMIFISAIQVSDIDRLRGYEMGAVDYVPVPVVPEVLRAKIKVFAELYRKTRELERLNHELEDRVRARTAELERSTAKLRESEQRRSMAIAAGKMGSWDWDWISGDWMWDEGQYRIFGVSPEDFEVTPANVQALLHPDDVDQLRKAIAEFNKGTRAYETEFRIVRPDGEVRWCVGTAAATTDESGRVVRVSGVTVDITERKRAEERQNLLAREVDHRAKNALALAQSIVRLTRADEVKAYVNAVEGRINALARVHTILSLSSWQGAELSRLIDEELAPYSLGDQIKLAGPEVQLLPATAQTLALALHELFTNSAKYGALSTRSGRLAIDWQVDAELLTLSWEESGGPLVKTPKSRGFGTRSLLASIESQLGGQARFDWRAEGLLCRLEVPLTRKTATTGPGKFDTAGAAELQRASG from the coding sequence ATGGACCACGACCAGGTCAATATCCTCCTCGTCGACGACCAGCCCGCCAAGCTGCTCGCCTATGAGGTGATTCTGAAGGATCTCGGCGAAAACCTCGTGATCGCCTCCTCGGGCCGCGAGGCGCTGGAGGTGCTGCTCAAGACCGAGATCGCGGTGATCCTGGTCGACGTCTGCATGCCCGAGCTCGACGGCTTCGAGCTCGCCGCGATGATCCGCGAGCACCCCCGATTCCAGAAGACCGCGATGATCTTCATCTCGGCCATCCAGGTCAGCGACATCGACCGGCTGCGCGGCTATGAGATGGGCGCGGTCGACTACGTGCCGGTGCCGGTCGTGCCGGAGGTGCTTCGCGCCAAGATCAAGGTGTTTGCCGAGCTCTACCGCAAGACGCGCGAGCTCGAGCGGCTGAACCACGAGCTCGAGGACCGCGTCCGCGCACGCACCGCGGAACTGGAGCGTTCCACCGCGAAGCTGCGCGAGAGCGAGCAGCGGCGCAGCATGGCGATCGCGGCCGGCAAGATGGGGTCCTGGGACTGGGACTGGATCAGCGGCGATTGGATGTGGGACGAGGGGCAATACCGCATCTTCGGCGTCAGCCCCGAGGATTTCGAGGTCACTCCGGCCAACGTTCAGGCCCTGTTGCACCCCGACGACGTCGATCAGTTGCGCAAGGCGATCGCCGAATTCAACAAGGGCACGCGCGCCTATGAGACGGAGTTCCGCATCGTGCGGCCCGACGGCGAGGTGCGCTGGTGCGTCGGCACGGCGGCCGCGACCACGGACGAGAGCGGGCGCGTGGTGCGCGTCAGTGGCGTTACCGTCGACATCACCGAGCGCAAGCGGGCCGAGGAGCGGCAGAACCTGCTGGCGCGGGAAGTCGATCATCGCGCGAAGAACGCGCTGGCGCTGGCGCAGTCGATCGTGCGCCTCACCCGGGCCGACGAGGTCAAGGCCTATGTCAACGCCGTCGAGGGGCGCATCAATGCGCTGGCGCGCGTGCACACCATCCTGTCGCTGTCGAGCTGGCAGGGAGCCGAACTCTCCAGGTTGATCGACGAGGAGCTTGCGCCGTATTCGCTCGGCGACCAGATCAAATTGGCAGGGCCCGAAGTTCAGTTGCTGCCGGCGACGGCCCAGACGCTGGCGCTCGCGCTGCACGAGCTCTTCACCAACTCGGCAAAGTACGGCGCGCTCTCGACCCGATCGGGGCGGCTCGCGATCGACTGGCAGGTCGACGCCGAGCTGCTCACGCTGAGCTGGGAGGAATCCGGCGGTCCCCTGGTCAAGACCCCGAAATCGCGCGGCTTCGGCACGCGAAGCCTGCTTGCGAGCATCGAGTCCCAGCTTGGCGGACAGGCGCGGTTCGATTGGCGCGCCGAGGGCCTGTTGTGCCGTCTGGAGGTGCCGTTGACACGAAAGACCGCGACGACGGGACCCGGCAAGTTCGACACCGCGGGCGCTGCCGAATTGCAGCGCGCATCCGGCTAA